In the Syntrophus gentianae genome, ATCCCCTCGGCATCGATGACGGACGTCCCTTCATCCCGGAGATAGTCCGTATCCGGCCCCGCATAGGCAATCCTGCCATCGGAGATCCAAAGGGACTGTCCCGGAAGAAACTCCCCGGTAAAGGCATTGAAAAGTGTTCCGTTCTGAATAACGGTTTCCGGTGGCGTCTTTTGTCGCGCCACATCCATCAGCCGCCCGGATCGCCCACCCTCTTCCCCCAGATTGATCAGGTTTCTCATCATCTCCCCTCCTGTGGTTATCGTCACAACCGTTTTAAAATGGATAGAAGATTACCGACTCAAAAAGTCGCCTTTTCCTGCCATGAATCCGTCTCACTTCTGTGAGTCTTGATGGAATAAAGGCATAAGAAGTTCTGGAAATTCTTATTTTTAAAGGATTTTAAATTTAGGGGGCTTGGATTTTTTTGTCAATAATAAATTCGGTTTATCCAGTTGTTGCGTCCTTTTGTGTCTTGCCTCGTGTAATTCGGCGAACGTGTCGATTATCGGCGGCTGGAAGCCGTCTGGTGGATAGAATCGTTATGATTTATGGGTATTCCTTGGACTCCGTTTCACGGCTAGAAGCAGCATGGCATCCTTTACGACTCTGTCGGAACAAATTTCGAGAAGCAGCCATTTCCCGTCGTGATAGGTCGTGGCCTGGTCGTATTCCTGTTGGGTTTGCTTCGATAAACCATCCCTGATGGCTTCGACTTTTTCTCGTTCTTCTGCTCCAAAAACAATCAGTAGAGCAAATCGATTCTTCCCGGGGATCAACGTACAGAAAGATTTGCTCTTCTTGTACCTGAGGGACCAGCCGTGTTTCTTCCCACCATATAGCCACTCAGGGGTAAAAACGTTCGGGTAGTTCTGCTCTATCAAATGCTTGATCAACTTCCAGTATTTGTAAGCATCCTCGCCAACCCAGTCGGCAACCGCGGAATCAGTTGGCGGGTTTCCGGGATCTGTCATGCGATTCGTTGGTTCGCTCATTTATTTCCCTGCATAAGAATTAATAATCGAAGCTCTTTCATGGTATGAGGAAGAAAGAGAATGACCAAAAGTATGCTTCATCCGGATCAGCCATAAATTCTTTACCGGATTGAGCGGCAATAGACGGACGTTAACGATGCCCGAGGCAGCCGGAAAAGGCATTGAAGAATCCGCTCTCTTTTGTTAAAGGGGCCATGCAAGATCGAAAATGAAGAAAGGAAGAGCGGGGAATCATGAGTAGTGCCGCCGTCCAGTCCATTCTGGTCCCTCTTAGCGGGTTGACCCTCAGTTCAAGGGCCGCCGCCTATGGGATCTATGTTGCCAAAAGGCTGAATGTCCCTCTGATTGGGTTGTATGCCGGGAAACCCTTGGAAGGTTCTCCAACGGAGGAGATTCTCATACGAAACTTTCACGAAGACTGCCGCCGTGCCGGTATTTCACCGGATCTCCGGAAAATCCCGGATCTTTCTCCTGAATCCATCTCCGCGGCGGTAAACGACCCGGAAAGCAGCCTCCTTCTTGTTCCCCGGACAAACCAGGAGGATTCTCAAAACCCTCTGAGCTGTATACCGGACATCGCCATAGGCTCCATCAAGTCTTCCCTGATGATCCTGCCGCCCCAGTTTCTGGAGATTGAAAGCATGGGGCTGATCTATGACGGCCGTCCTGAATCAGACCTCGCCCTGGCTCTGGCCGCCACCCTCTCCCGCAGCGCCGTATGGCCGCTGACGATTCTTCTTATTTCGGAAGATCAGCGGCAAATTGCCGACCTGAGCGAGCAGTTGGAGGATTATTTCGAACAAAACGACAATGAGGGTCCCATCGACTGGATTGTCGTCGCCCTGAGCGGGCCGGAGGACGAAACGGCGTTGCAGTTTATACGGGACGGGTCCATTGAACTGCTTGTTATGGCCGTAACGGATATGGATTCGCCCTGCCGAAGCCACATTCTTCAGGAAAGCAGGATTCCTCTGATCGTGACCCGCTGAACGTCCATCACTCGAAGCACTCGCACTTCGTTGCCGGAAAGATCCGATCTTCCTGGGATAAAAGCGTCTTCAAACCGTCAATCGCATCATAACGGGTCATGTCGTTATAAATGGGCGTGATGGAAATCATCCCCCGGCTCAGGGCGCTTCCGTCGGAATCGGGCTCTTCCTGCTCCGATAACTGGGTTTCCCCCGCCAGCCAGTAATAAAGCCGTTCACGGGGATCAACCCGCTTGTCAAAACATTCGATCAGCCGAGCCTTTCCCTGCCGCGTTACGGCAACCCCCTTGATCTCGCTTCTGGGCAGGGGCGGCACATTGATATTCAGGGCCACGCTTTTCCCGGCAAAATATTTCATCATGAAGCGGGTCATTGTCCGGGCGAAATCGGCGGCAACGGTGTAATCGGCATTGCGCAGCGTACCCAGAGAGACGGCCAGGGAAGGAACCCCCAGAATGGCCCCTTCCGTTGCTGCGGAAACCGTCCCCGAATAGATGACATTGATGCCGACATTGGCCCCGATGTTGATCCCCGAAACAACGAGATCCACCGGCTTTTCCGAAAGCTCCTTGATCCCGATCTTGACACAGTCCGCCGGTGTGCCGGAAACGGCGTAGCCTAGAAAATTACCGTCCTTGTTCGTACGCCGGACCATGAGGGGCCGGTTGAGCGTGATGGCATGACCGACGGCGCTTTGCTCCACTTCCGGCGCAACGATGAGACAGTCGGCCTCCTTGGACAGTTCCTTATAAAGGGCACTCAGTCCCCTGGCATAGATCCCGTCGTCATTGGTCAGCAAAAACCTCATTTTCCCTCCCCATCCTCGGCATAAACAAAGATGCCCGGAAATCAAATCCCTTGAAATCCAGGCATCTTCATGGTTCTTACGAACTCCGGTTTATTTCACTTCTTCGAAATCCGCGTCCACGACGTCGTCATCCTTTTTCCCCGCTTCCTGGGCGCCGGCGCCGGGTCCCGCTCCAGGCTGAGGGCCTGCACCGGGCTGCTGGCCGGACTTGGCGTACATCGCCTCTGCCAGCTTGTGGGACGCCGTCGTCAGTTCTTCCTGGGCGGATTGAATGGCCGCCAGGTCATCGCCTTCCACGGCTTTGCGGACCTTGACAATCGCCTCTTCAATCCTGGCCTTTTCCGCGGCATCCACCTTGTCGCCGAATTCCTTGATGTTCTTCTCCACACCGTAGGCCATGGCGTCGGCCGAATTCCTCGCCTCCACGAGTTCCTTCTTCTTTTTATCCTCTTCGCCGTGGGATTCGGCTTCCCTGACCAGTTTCTCGATTTCCGAGTCGGAGAGGCCGCTCGACGCCGTAATCTTGATGCTCTGTTCCTTGCCCGTTCCCAGATCCTTGGCGGAGACATGAACGATTCCATTGGCGTCGATGTCGAAGGTCACCTCGATCTGCGGAATGCCGCGGGGCGCGGGGGGAATTCCGACGAGATCGAATCGGCCCAAGGTCCTGTTATCCCCCGCCATGGAACGTTCTCCCTGAAGGACATGGATGCTCACCGCAGGCTGATTGTCCGCCGCGGTGGAGAAAGTCTGGCTTTTCCTGGTCGGAATGGTCGTGTTCTTCTCGATGAGT is a window encoding:
- a CDS encoding DUF3788 domain-containing protein — protein: MSEPTNRMTDPGNPPTDSAVADWVGEDAYKYWKLIKHLIEQNYPNVFTPEWLYGGKKHGWSLRYKKSKSFCTLIPGKNRFALLIVFGAEEREKVEAIRDGLSKQTQQEYDQATTYHDGKWLLLEICSDRVVKDAMLLLAVKRSPRNTHKS
- a CDS encoding universal stress protein; this encodes MSSAAVQSILVPLSGLTLSSRAAAYGIYVAKRLNVPLIGLYAGKPLEGSPTEEILIRNFHEDCRRAGISPDLRKIPDLSPESISAAVNDPESSLLLVPRTNQEDSQNPLSCIPDIAIGSIKSSLMILPPQFLEIESMGLIYDGRPESDLALALAATLSRSAVWPLTILLISEDQRQIADLSEQLEDYFEQNDNEGPIDWIVVALSGPEDETALQFIRDGSIELLVMAVTDMDSPCRSHILQESRIPLIVTR
- the surE gene encoding 5'/3'-nucleotidase SurE; the protein is MRFLLTNDDGIYARGLSALYKELSKEADCLIVAPEVEQSAVGHAITLNRPLMVRRTNKDGNFLGYAVSGTPADCVKIGIKELSEKPVDLVVSGINIGANVGINVIYSGTVSAATEGAILGVPSLAVSLGTLRNADYTVAADFARTMTRFMMKYFAGKSVALNINVPPLPRSEIKGVAVTRQGKARLIECFDKRVDPRERLYYWLAGETQLSEQEEPDSDGSALSRGMISITPIYNDMTRYDAIDGLKTLLSQEDRIFPATKCECFE